The DNA window ACCAGATTGCGGAGCACGATCTGCACGCCGCCGCCGTCGGCCTGCGCCCAGATTGGCTCGCCTCCGGCCTGGACCTGCAGGCGCAGCCCTTCCGCCTCGGCCTGAGGCCGAAGCTCGCCGGCGACCTCACGGGCCTGCTCGGACAGGTCCACCGGCTCGGCCGCCAGGTCCATTTCCCCGGCCTCCAGCCGCGAGAGGTTGAGCACGCCGGTGAGCGTATCCATCAGCCGCTGGCCACTCTTCTGAATCAGGCCCGCAAACTCCCCGAGGGGCTTCAGGTCGCCTGCCTCGGCCGGAGGCTCCAGGCTCCCGATCTCCTCCTCAATCATCTCCGCAAACCCCAGGATCGACGTCAGCGGTGTGCGGATTTCGTGGCTCATGTTCGCGAGAAGGGACGACTTCATCCGGTTGGCCTCCTCGGCGGCTTTCTTGGCGCTCATAAGCTCGCGCTCCTTGCGGACGTTCTCCGTAATGTCCTGCGCCAGCATCAGGCCCTTTGCATTGGTGTCGCCCTGGAGGGGCACGACGTGGACGCGCAGCGTGCGGCCGCCCACCCCAATCCGGCGGTCCGTCTGCTCCCCCTCCAGGGCCGCCTCGAAGCGGTCCACAATGGGGTGCCGCCCCCCCTCGATGCCGACGAGGACGGTTCCGGCCTGTGCCCCGAGCAGGTCGGACTCTCCCAGCTCGTACGTGCCGAGCAGTTCCCCGGCCGCCAGCGTATAGGTGAGGCCCTCGTCGAAGAGGAACACCGCCCCGTTCGGAATATTCTCGGCGAGGGTCCGGTAGCGGCGCTCACGCTCGATCAAATCACGCTCCTGGTCCAGCGCATCTAGGGTGTCCTGAAAGCTCTGGGCGACGACCTCTAGAAGACGGAGTTCATCGTCGTCGAGCCGGTTTTGGGCAGCGGCGCCTACTGCGAGCACACCGCGCTGCCCCAGCGGGACGTACGCGCAGCCTTCGAGGCCCGACCGGTCTACGCCGTCGTCGATGGTGCTGGGATCGGAGTACGCATGGGTGTCGCCCGTGCTGAGGGCGGCCCAGAGCGGGGTGTGTCCCTGCTCGACCCGGGGCATCGACCCGACCACCTCACTGTCGATGGTGCCGGCCCGCACCAGCACGTCGCCGTCGCGCAGGTACACGGCGGCCTCCTGGAGGCCGAGGGTGTCGCCGAGGGCATCGGTGACAGTCGACGCGGCGCCGGCTTTCGTGCTCACGTCGAGAAGGTCCCGCGTCACGCGGTAGAGGGTGCGAAGGCGCTGCTCCCGCACTTTCTGGTCGGTCACGTCGGTAGTCACGCCGGCGAGCCGCTGAAGAGCCCCTTCGTCGTCGTAGATGGCATCGATCCGTGCCGTGAGCCACCGGCGGCCCCGCGTGGGATGCAGCACGCGGAACTCTTGGTGCTGCGGCCAGCGTGGTTCGTCGGCGTTCTGGGCCTCGATGTCGGAGCGAAGGGCCGCGAGGTCCGCGGGATGGACGTGGCGGGTCCAGGCACTCGGGTTGTCGCGCAGCGTGTCCCGGTCCACGCCGTACAGCGTTTCGACCGCACTGTTGGCGTAAAGGAGCTCTGAGTAATCGGGCGTAACGATATAAAACGCGTTCGGCACCGTCTCCGCGAGCTGCTCGAACCGCTGGTTGGCACGCCGAAGGGCCCGGCGTCGCTCCTTCTGCTGGGTCACGTCGCGCCCGATCCCGCACAAGACGCGGCCCCGTGTCGGGGCGTCGAAGGCGTCCCCCACAAACTCGTGGGGCACCCGACGCCCGTCCTTGGTGACCAGGGGGGCTTCTACTCGAACAGCCTGACCCGCGGCGCTCTCCTCGATGGCGTCTCGGATGCGCGCTGCATCGTCTCCCTCGAAGAGATCGAGGGCCGTCATGGCCTCAAGCTCCGCGTCCGTGTAGCCGGTGACCTCATTGACGCGGCGGTTCCAGAACAGGAGATCTCCCTGCTCGTCGAGCAGGTAAAACACGTCGTCAATCGTGTCAAGGACCTGGTCCAGGAACGCCTTCTGGTCGGCCAGGTCCTGTCGGTGTTCCTCGCGCTGGGTGACGTCGTGGATGACCGAGAAGAGAAGCGTCCCGGCCCGGTCCAGGTTCGGGATTGGGGCCGAGAGGACCCGCACCGTTCGGACCGCCCCGGACGCGAGCTCGTGCTCGAACAGGAACTCGTCGCCGTCCTCCGCCGCTTCACGGCGCTCCCGCGCCACCTCCTCCGCCGGAAGTTGATTGATGTCCTGGATCGACATGGACATCAGGATGTCCCGCTCGTATCCGTAGAACTCAACGGCCGCCGCGTTGGCCTGCTCAATTGCGCCTGTCTCCTCGTCGATGAGCAGCATCGGGGCGCTGTGGCCCTCGAACATCATTCGGAACCGGCGCTCCCGGCGGGTGAGGCGCTTTTGCATGGCCTTTCGTTCGGAGACGTCCCGGAAGACCCCGTAGACCACGCGCCCGTCGGGGAGATCTACGGTGGTGGCGTTGACTTCAACGGGGACGGTAGTGCCCTCGTCGGTGACGACTTCAATCTGGGTCCCGTCCGGGAGGGCCCGCATCGGGCCGTCTTCGTCGAGGCTCCGCCGAAACAGAGACGCGTACGCCTCGGCCCGGCCCGAGGGGTGGAGGTCAGTCTGGTGGGCCCCGATGATCTCCTCGCGGGGACGCCCGAGCAGGCCTGTGGCGGCCGCGTTGGCCTCCACAATCTTGCCGGTCTCCGCGTCGGCAACCAGGACGGGATCGGGGTTTGCCTGGAGGAGGGTCTGGTAGCGCTCCCGGCTGGTCGCGAGATCACGCTGGCGTTCCCACTGGGCCGTCACGTCGGTGGCGATGCCCAAGACGCGGACGGCCTCCCCTTTCTCGTGGACCGGCGTCGCCCGGAGGCTCATTCGAGCAACCCCTTCCTCGGGGTGGAACAGCCAAAAGTCTCCTTCCCACGATTCGCCGGTGCTGGTCATGTTCTCCAGGGCCGCCTCCACATCGGGCAGATCATTGGGATGAACGATTTCGGTAAAGGCCTCGAACGTCTGTGGGTCGTGCCCGAATAGATCCTGGAGGGTCTCGTCCCACTGCATCTCGCCGGTCTGTAGGTTCCACTCGAGGACCCCCGTGTCGGTCCCCGCAAGCGCCAAGTCGAGCTTCCGTTGGCGCTCTTTTCGCTCGGTCACGTCGGTCCCCGACGCGAGGAGGCGGCCCACCTCGCCGTCCTCAAAGATGGGAATTACCAAAGTCTCGATCCAGCGGGTGCGCCCGTCCCCGTCCTCGATTCGAAACTCTCCGTTCCAGGAGGATGCGCTGTCGACGACGGAGTCGAACCCGTCCCGCACCCGCGAGCGGTCCTCCGGATGGATCAGGGCAAAGAAGTCGTCTGTGCTTTCCGGTGCGCGTCCAAAAATGTTGCGAAGCATGCCGTCCCACCGGATCTGGCCGGCCTGCAGGTCCCACTCGGCGATGCCGGTTTCGCTCGCGGTGAGGAGCAGTTGGCGTTTCCGGTTCCGATTCCGGCGATCGGTCATGTTCCGCACGGTACACACGAGCCGCCCTGCCTCCGTAACGGTGAGGGACAGCGCCGCCGGGAATGTACTGCCGTCCGGGCGCTGCCCCGTCACGAGGCCCTGCCAGTGCCCCTCCTCCTCGAGCACGGGAAACACCGTTTTTTCGAGGCGCTCGATCTCGTCCTCCCCATAGAGCATCCGCCAGGTGTTGCCCAGGAGCTGCTCCTTGTCGTCGAAGCCGTACATGTCGGCGTGGGTCTGGTCCACGTACACGTACTCGTCGCCGGCCAGCACGGCCATGCCCTCCGTAGAATCCTCGACGGCCTGATGGAGGACCTCCAGCTCGCGCCGCTGGTCCTCCCGAGCGGTAACGTCGCGGCCCGAAGCGATGAGGGCCGTGACCGCACCGTCCCTGTCCGTGACGGGACGGATAGTGCCCCGAATTGTATACTCGAGCCCGTCGGCGTCTACGTGCTGGTACTGGTACGACACGTACTCTCCGCCGGCCGCCCGCTGAATCCATTCTTGAAGGTCCGCCTGGAGGGCAGAATCGTGGTCCCACCAGGGCGTCTCCCAGAAGGATTGCCCCACCACCTCTTCCCGGCCTGCGTTGATGAAAGAAAGGGCCGTGTCGTTCACCCTGCGGAGCGTCCCGTCCAGGTCGAGGAGGCCGGTCAGGAGGTTCGGATCCTGAAAGACCGCTTCGAACTGGCGCTCACGGCGGCGCAGTTTCTGTCTCCGTCGCCGCCTCTCGGTCACGTCCTGGTAGGTTCCGATCAGTCGCTCCGCGTCGCCGTCTTCGTCCCGCAGGATGCGTGCACGGGCCTGCACATGTCGGTCTTCTCTGTCGGGCCGGCGAATTCGGTATCGGACCTGGCAGGTCTCTTTGTCGGGGGTCCCCAGGACGCGGGCCATTGTGTCCTGGAGATGTCCCCGGTCGTCTGGGTGGACGTGCCCGAGGAGTGCTCCGGTTGTCTGCGGGGCCGCATCGACCCCAAAAAGGGCCTGCGTGCGCTCGTCCCACACGCGCCGGTCGTCCGGAATGGACCACTCGAACACGCCGGCGTCGGCGGCGCCGAGGGCCACCCGGAGGCGCGTCTTCTCCTCGGCAAGGGCCGCACTTTTCTCCTGTACGGAGGCTTCTGCCTGCTTGCGCTGGTGAATGTCCTGGGTGATGCCGGCCAGCTTCACGGGGGCATCCAATGCCCTTTCGTCCTGCGAGGAAAACGGGGGGCGCCCGATAACCTGTACGGCGGTTTCGACCCACCGGGCGGTTCCGTCCGGTCGAAGAACGCGGTACTCCCCGCGCCAGCGCCCGTGCTCAAGCAGGTCACGGGCGGTTGGAAGCTCGGGCTGATCCTTCGGGTGCGCCGCCGACCGCCAGAGCATCGGGTCTCGGACAAACGCGTCGGTGGGGCGGCCGAAAATGTGCTCTTCCGAGCTGTTCACGTAGGCCAGTTCATGCCGGACGGGCTCGGCCTCGCTCGAGCCGGTAGGATGAATCCGCACTTCCCAGACCGCGTCGTCGAGGGACGCAAGCAGCTCATTGAGTCGCGTCTCGTCCGACTCGGCGCCCCCCTGTTCGACCGCGCTGATTTTCTGTCGGCGGCGCCGCTCTAACTGATCGACCCCCATCTGCGCCAGATCGTCCAGTCCTGTGAGTTGTCGCTCCGAGGGCGCGCGCGGCTCGGTATCCAGCACGCAGACGGTCCCCAGCACGTGGCCGTCCGGGGTGATCATGGGGGCGCCGGCGTAGAAGCGGACGTGGGGATCCTCCGTAACGAGCGGATTATCGTCGAACCGCTCGTCCTCGGTCGCGTCCTCCACCACGAGCCGCTGGCCCTCGTCGAGGGTGTGCACGCAGAAGGAGGCATCGAGCCCAAGCCCCTGCGCGTCGAGCCCGATGCAGGCCTTGTGCCACTGTTTCTGGTCGCCGACGAAAGTGACGAGCCCAATGGGAACGTCCAGTAGGGCCGCCGCGAGGTCCGCAATGCGGTCGAACGTCTCCTCCGGGGGGGTGTCGATGACGTCGTACCGGCGTAGGGCCTGGAGGCGGCGGGGATCTATTCGTGCGTATTTGCTGCTTGAGGAGGAGAGATTCGAATCAGGGGGACCAGTGGGCATGGGGCGCGTCGGGGGTAGGGAAAAAGCAAAACTTCCGTGCCGTGCGTCCCCTCGAGACACCGGGGCCGCTTCGTGCACGCGTTTGCGGAGTGCCCCTTAGCCGTTGACCTGGCGGTAGGGAGCGAGGTGCCGGCGCAGGGCCGCCCGGTCGGGATCGGACAGGTGGGCATACCGGACGATGCCGACACCATCCAGGTCGGCCACTGCCATTGCGTCGGCCCGAGTTGCCGAGAGGGTCAGCACCACACTTCCGTCGGCGAGGGCCCACTGCTCTTCCGCCGTTGCGGGAGAGCGGTCCACCACGCAGAACCAGTCCGTTACCGGAGGGGTAGGCGGGTCAGAATCTTCTTTCGATTGGCGAAGGGTAACGGTTGGGCAAATGCGAACGGGTCTAGGGGGTGATAAGGAGGGACGCAAACTGGGATGCCTCGGGGCAAAGTCCGGAAGAATCTTCCGTCTGTTGTAGGGCAACAAAAATGCCAGTCTTTTCTTTTGGGCTCACTTCGGACGCCCGTACGCTTCTGTTATATTCTATTTTAAAGTTTTCTCCTTTTTGAGAGGATGAGGGGTGCCCTTACGCTTCAGTACACGCGCCGTCGTCTTCTCGGAGAAGGACGTCGCTCCGATATGGTCTCTGCGTCGGTAATTTCGCCCCCTGCGTTGAGAGTCTCTGTAAGGCAGTCGGTCCAGCCGCGTGTTGTAGCAGCGTGGTTGTTGACCAACAGTCCAGCGCCGGTCGTCCTTCCGCTGGATCTCTCCGGCCCCGATCGACTTGCTTGACGGCGGTGGGTCGGTCTAGGGCGATTTACACAAGCAGCTTTTTGGCTCTTCCGGACTCGAATCCTGCATCGTAAGGAATGCTTTCTTATAAGATATACTCCAAAAGATTCCCTACGCGGTGACATACACTCACGTGTCACCGGGAAAGGTGCAGCTGATGCCCGTCCAAATGCGATGGCCTCGTAAAATTCAGCCATCTCTGTGTACCGTCGCGTCTTTCATGCCGACCAGGTGTTGAGGAGCCATGCCGTCAAGAGCGGCCCAGGCGAGAAGGCAAATGCATTCTGGGGCCGCCTGCGCCGACATGGGCGCTGCCTCCGTGCCCACTCGAATCTCCCCGCGCGTCTACGGCCGTTCCTGGAGCCAGCTCGCCGTGATTGCACAGCGGCAGGGCAACACCGCGGATCCAAACTCCGCCGACGAGGGGGATTGCCGGTTTGCGTGTTCGGTCCCGTCAAACGGCGGTTGACCGTCAGCGGGATCTGCGAGCAGGCGGAAGACTACTTCGTGGAGTGGTGTCCCGACCTGCCCGCATAAGAGAGCTGCAATCGTCGTCTGAATCGGTGGGTGTCGTTTTTGCCCCGCTCGCTCCTCTCGGATATCAGCTGCACAAAGACACAGAAAGAGGGGGGCGGAGCTGCTAAATCGACGCCGATTACACTGGCAAAAGGACCGCGGGCTTCCTGAGTGAAAAGGAAATTCTGGAGGGATAAGAAAATTCTGGGCGGCAGGGGAATTGCTGAAACGAAGAAAAGTCGCCACAAGCTTCACTCGGAGCCCCTGTGACGATGGCCAAAGCCTTCTCGTCCTGTCGGATGAGTCCTACACGAGCACAGGACGTGAATCGGGTAGCTCCGGTGCGCGGCCGGAAAAAACGCTACAAAAAACAATCCGGACTCGTGCCGGATCGTGCGGGCCCCCAGGCCTGTGCGTCGCCTGGTGAGGAGGTTAAGACGAGGGGGCAAGATTCGGAATCTGGTGGCGGGTCAGGAGCCCCCCTGTCTTCAACATGGCCCCCTGAACATAGCCCCCTGGGCCCAGGCGGACGACTACGAGCGAATTTCGACCCCGGTAAATTCGAACCGGGCCCCGCCATCGGGAGACTCCGTGAGGCGGACGCCCCAGCCGTGTGCCTCGGCGATGCGCTTCACGATCGAGAGCCCGAAGCCGGTCCCCTGTTCCCGCGAGGTTTCCCCGGGCTTGAACGCCGTCTCGCGCCGGGCAGGCGGAACGCCGGGCCCGTCGTCCTCCACGTACAGGACGGCGTCGTCGGCACGCCCGACCCGCACCGTGACGTCGCCCTCGCTGTGCTCGACGGCGTTGCGGAAGAGGTTCTCGAAGACGTGCCGGAGGCGGTCCGGGTCGCCCTCGATCGTGCACGCGTCGTCGACGATCAGGGACGCCGCGTTGGTCTCGACCATGTCCCAGCACTGGTCCGCGATGTCCGTCACCGAAACGGGCTCGAGGGATTCGGCCTCGTTGCCGCGCCGGGCGAGAACCAAAGTATCGGAGATGATGTCCTCCATCCGGTCGAGGGCCTCGTGCACCTTCCTGCGGTGGAGCTCCTCATAATCAGGATCCTCGACGGACAGCGTGGTGCGCATCTGCGCGACGTTGAGCGGGTTGCGGAGGTCGTGGGCCACGATGCCCGCAAATTCGTCGAGGCGCTCGTTCTTGCGGCGGAGCTTTTCTTCGCGGTGCACCTGGGCGGTGACGTCGCGGGCAATGCCGACGATGCGGGTCACTGTGCCGTCGACGACGACCGGCGCGAGCTTGGTCTGCCAGATGCGCGGCCCCGCGGGCATGTCGAGCTCCTCCTGGTAGGAGATGGGCGCCCCGGCCTCCACGCAGCGGTGGTAGTTCGCCTCGAGCTCGGCGCCGAGGTCCGGGCCGAGAACCTCCCGGGGCGTCTTGCCCCGGACGGATTCCGAGTCCAGTCCCGTCGCGGCCTCGTGGTACGGGTTGAGCCGCTCGAAGCGAAATTCCGTGCCCGACTCCTCCTCCTCTACGTCGAGGAAGAAGATGGCGTCCTCGGCGTTCTCCAGGAGCGCGTGGTACTCCTCGGTGAGCGCCTTGAGTTTGCGTTCCTTCTGGAGCTGCTCCGTCACGTCGCGGGTGAGGGCGATAAAGCGCTTCTCGCCGCCGATCTCCGTCTTGTCCACCCACACCTCGATCGGAAACGAGGAGCCATCCTTGCGGCGGTGGCGGCCGCTTTTCTTGGCCCGGTCGCCGACCTCCATGGTCCTCCAGGTCTCGCGCAGCTCCTCCTGAGACAGGCCGACCTCGAAGTCCGCCACGTTCATGGACCGCAGCTCCCGGTACGTGTAGCCAAGTTCGTCGACGGTCTGCTCGTTGACGTCCAGGATGTGTCCCTCCGCGTCGTGGATCACGACGGAGTCGGGAAGATTCTCGAACAGCGACTTCAGGCGCTGGCGACTGCCCTCGAGGGTCTTCTCACGTCGCTTCCGCTCGGTGATCTCCCGGCTGATGCCGACAATGCCCACGATGGCGCCGTCCTCGTCGCGGTGCGGATACCGGTTCTCCAGAAAGACGTGCTTCGTGCCGTCGATGAACCGGGTGGCCTCGTAGGAGTCCGCGGTCCCGTCCGCGAGAATCTGCTCGTCGATCCGGCGGATTTCGGCGGCACTCTCGGCATCGAACAGGTCTTCGGCGCGCTTTCCGACGGCCTCCTCGGGGGGGAGCCCGACAAGGTCGGCGGCCGCCTCGTTCACGAACTGGTAGCGGCCCGCCCGGTCCTTGACGTACACGGCCTGGGCGGTATTTTCGATGAGCGCGCTGAGCTGGCGATTTTTCTGCGCGAGCTCTTCCTCCGAGGCCTTGCGGTCCGTGATGTCGGTGAAGTAGAGCGACAGTCCGCTCTCGTCGGGATAGACGCGGACCTCGAACCAGCGGTCCAGGCCCGGGTCGTACCGCTCGAAGGACTGCTGCTCCTGGGTCGCCAGCGCCAGGTCGAGGGCGTCCTCCGCGGCGGTTTCCTCCGACTCCGGGAAGGCGTCCCACACGTGCCGGCCGATCAACTGCGCCCGGTCGGCATCTAGGATCTGCTCGGCCCGGTCGTTGACGTAGGTGTACCGGAGGTTCGTGTCGAGGGCCACGACGCCTTCGCTCACGCGCTCAAGAACGGTGCTTCGTCGCAGCGCCTCGTCGTCGTTAAGGTTCTGCACGGCGGGGGAGATCATGTCGGCGGAGAACCGGGTGGGGCGTAACGGATGCGTGCTTGATCTGTCACGAATCATTTCGCAATGACCATACCACCCCGGCGGGCCGCCCGGTCACGTCCTGGATGCCTCCGCACCCCCCCAGACAGGCGCTCGCAGGAAGCAGGTGGGCGGCAGTCGGTTGCGCGGGCCGGTCCGGAAGTGGGAAGGGCCCCGGACGGAAACATTTGCCGTTCCCCGTTCAGGCGGACGGGTCCCCTGCGTGCCGTTCCTCGTACGGCCCGAAGTGCTTTACCGGCTCGTCGTAGCCGAGGAGGCGGGTCTGCACCCACCCGACGGCACGGTCCTGAAACATGGCGATCGAGGGGACGATCATCATGAGGACGGCGGTGCCGAAGACGATGCCGACCCCGAGGCTCACAGCCATCGGGATGAGGAACTGGGCCTGCACGCTCTGCTCCACGATGATGGGGAAGAGGCCCAGGAACGTCGTCAGGGACGTGAGCAGGATGGGGCGGAAGCGCATCTGCCCGGCCCGGACGAGCGCGTCGGGCCAGTCGCGGCCCTCGGCGCGCTCCTCGTTGGCAAAGTCGAGCATCACGAGCGCGTCGTTTACGATGACGCCGCTGAGGCCCACGATGCCGTAGATGCTGAGCAGGCCGAGCTGGATGTCGAGCATCAGGTGGCCCAGCAGGGCCCCGATCCAGCCGAACGGAATGGTGCTCATGATGACCAGGGGCTGGAGGTACGATCGGAAGGGAATGGCCAGCAGGGCGTAGATGGCAAACAGTGCGAGCAGAAAGCCGATCACGAGGGCGCTCTGCGCCTTGCGCTGCTGCCGCTGCTGCCCGCCGAAGGTAAAGGTGGCCCCCGGAATCGCGCGCTGAATGTTGGGGAGCACGCTGGACTGGAGGCTCGCTTTGACCGCGTTGCCGGTCGTGACGCCCGGGTCCACGTCGGCCGTCACCGTGACGACCCGGCGGCCGTCCTGCCGGTTGATCTGCGAGGGGCTGTACCCGAACGACACGTCCGCGACCTCCTCCAGGGGCACCTGCGCCCCAGCGGCCGTCCGGATGCGGTAGTCGCTCAGGTCCTCGATGGAGTTGCGTTGGTCGTCGGGCAGCCGGGTGTAGACGCGCACCTCGTTCTGTCCGCGCTGGAGCCGGTAGGACTCCAGCCCGAAGAAGGCGGCGCGGACCTGGCCGGCGAGGTCGTTGAGCGAGAGGCCGAGCGTCCGGGCGCCCGGCTTCATCGACAGTTCCAGCTCCCGCTTGCCCTGTTCCTGGTCGGACTTGATGTCGAACACGCCCCCGAAGCGGGCCAGGGAGTCCTGCACGGCGGCCACCGTCCGGTCGAGCTTGTCGGGCGTGGGGGCCGACAGCTCCACCGAGACGGGCTTGCCCACCGACACGACGTTGGCGGTGAACGAGAGCGAGCGCGCGCTGGGCACCCGTCCGGTCTCCGCGCGCCATCGCTCCTCAAACTGCGCGGACGTGATGTCCCGCTCCTCCGGGTCGATCATCTCGAAGCTCACCTCGGCCACGTTGGCCTGCGTGGCGGTAAAGCCGCCCGCGCCGGGGTCGCTGTTGGCCTGGGGCTGACGGCCGACGGCCACGTACACGTTTTCGACGAGGTCCTGTCCGGCCTTCGCTTCGAGGGCCTCGATGGCCTCGTACCCCGTCTCTTGCAGGCGGGCCGTCATGCGCTCGGTGGCCTCCGGCGTGGTGCCCACCGGCATCTCCAGCTGGGCCGTCACCAGCTTCCCCTGCACGCTGGGGAAGAAGGAGAACCCGATGTACCCGTTGCTGGCGAAACTGAAGGAGATGAACAGTAGCGACACGCCCGCCACGAGGGTCACGCCGTAGTGCCGGGTGGCGAACCGGAGGGCCGTCGTGAGCGGGCCGCGCACGAAGGCCCAGAGCTGGGCGGCCACCCACCGCCGCACCCGGTTGAGCGTGCGGATCGGGAGGGTGGGGGTGCCCGGTTCCTGGTCCGGACGTTCCGACAGGTGGTAGGGGAGGATCAACAGCACCTCCACGAGCGACAGCAGCAGGACGATGATGACGATCGTGGGGATGTCCCCGAGAAATTTGCCGATCGTGCCGCCGATGAAGAGGAGGGGAGAGAAGGCGGCGACGGTCGTCAAGACGGCGAAGATGACCGGGATGCCGACGCGCTGCGTCCCGCGAATTGAGGCCTCCAAAGGATCGCCTGTGCCCTCCTGCTCGGCGTACACGTTCTCGCCCACCACGATGGCGTCGTCGACCACGATGCCGATGGAGAGAATGAAGCCGAAGAGGGACAGGAGGTTGATCGACACGTCCAGGTACTGCATGAGGATGAACGTGCCCGTAAACGACAAGAAGATGCCGACCGAGGTCCAGAAGGCCAGCCGGGGGGCGAGGAAGAGGGTGAGCGTGAGGACGACGAGGAACAGCCCCAAGATGCCGTTTTCGATCAGCAGGTTGAGCCGGCTGCGGAGGCTCTCGGCCTGGTTCTGCCAGATGGCGGCCTGAACCCCGGCCGGAAGAGACGCCTGCAGGTCGTCGTCGAGGTACGTTTTGACCGTCTCCTCGATGTCGAGCACCTGCTCCTGCCCCGTGCGGAAGACGTTGAGGATGGCGGCCGGCTCGCCGTTGAAGCGCGTGATGAGGTCGGAGTTTTCGGCAAATCCGTCCTGAATGCTTGCGACCTCACCGAGGCGCACCTTTGTGCCGTCGTCGCGGGTGAGGGCCACGATGTCCTCGAAGTCCTCCTTCGTGTAGTTCTGGCCCTCCGTCCGGATGACGATCTCCTCCTCGTCCGTCTCTACGCTTCCGCCCGGCAGGTCGAGGCTCCCCTCCCGCACGATCCGCGAGACCTCCGCGAGGCGCATGCCGTACTTGCGAAGCGCCTCGCGGGAGGCCTCCACGGAAATCTCGTAGTCCCGCACGCCCCCAATGCGCACGAAGGAGATCTGCGGGTTGCGCGTCAGGTCGTCCTTCACGCGCTGGGCGAGCTCCTTCAGGGTGCGCTCGCTCGCGTCGCCATAGAGGGCAATCTGGAGCGCCTGCTGCCGGTTGGTGACCTCCGTGACGATCGGCTGCTCGGCCTCCTCCGGAAACGCGGTGATGCGGTCCACCTCCGACTTGATGTCGGTGCGGGCCCGGGAGAGGTCGGTGCCGCGCTTCAGCTCGGCGGTCACCACGCCGCTGTTCTCGGTGGCGGTCCCCAGAATGCGGTCGATGCCCTCGACGCCCTCGATGCGGTCCTCGATGCGGCGGACGATGGACTGCTCCACCTCTTCGGGCGAGCCGCCGGGGTAGGTGACCTGGATCTGCACCGAGTCGAGACTAAACTCGGGGAAGACCTCCTGCACGGTGGTGAAGGCCGCCGCGCCGCCCCCCAGAAGGAGCAGAAGCATCAGCAGGTTGGCCGCTACGCCGTTGCGGGCGAACCAGTCGATTGCTCTGTTCATCGTTGGAACGTTGGTACGTTGGACGTTGGAACGTTAGGCCGGAGAAGGTCACTCCGGTGTGTCCAGGTTGATTTGGTACTCGACGCTTTTCTCCCGGACGCGGGTTTCTCCCGGACGCGGGAGGCATTGGGTTTCGATTCCAGGTACTGAATCAGCCGAAATAGCTGTCGGGAGGCCTTGTCGGCGAGGTCGTAGGTGGCCTCGAACTCGGCGTCGGACAGGTAGCCTTGATCGGAGGCGACGTAAAGCTGTGCGCGCACCTCGCCCGCTGACCCTCGGGCCCGGCCGAGATGATCCACGAAGATGCTCTGCGTTCGGCTCTCAAAGCCCTCCGCAATGTTGCTCATGACCGACACCGAGGCTCGCTGGATCTGGTCGCGCCGCCCGAAATCTTTGGCAAAAGGCTCCTGCTGGGTGTGCTTGTAAACGCGGTTGGTCAGTTTCCGGGCGGTTTTCCAGACCTCAAGTTTCTCGAAGCGCTCGATTGTGGCCATGGCGTTGAAACGTTTGCACGTTGA is part of the Salinibacter ruber DSM 13855 genome and encodes:
- a CDS encoding PAS domain S-box protein codes for the protein MPTGPPDSNLSSSSSKYARIDPRRLQALRRYDVIDTPPEETFDRIADLAAALLDVPIGLVTFVGDQKQWHKACIGLDAQGLGLDASFCVHTLDEGQRLVVEDATEDERFDDNPLVTEDPHVRFYAGAPMITPDGHVLGTVCVLDTEPRAPSERQLTGLDDLAQMGVDQLERRRRQKISAVEQGGAESDETRLNELLASLDDAVWEVRIHPTGSSEAEPVRHELAYVNSSEEHIFGRPTDAFVRDPMLWRSAAHPKDQPELPTARDLLEHGRWRGEYRVLRPDGTARWVETAVQVIGRPPFSSQDERALDAPVKLAGITQDIHQRKQAEASVQEKSAALAEEKTRLRVALGAADAGVFEWSIPDDRRVWDERTQALFGVDAAPQTTGALLGHVHPDDRGHLQDTMARVLGTPDKETCQVRYRIRRPDREDRHVQARARILRDEDGDAERLIGTYQDVTERRRRRQKLRRRERQFEAVFQDPNLLTGLLDLDGTLRRVNDTALSFINAGREEVVGQSFWETPWWDHDSALQADLQEWIQRAAGGEYVSYQYQHVDADGLEYTIRGTIRPVTDRDGAVTALIASGRDVTAREDQRRELEVLHQAVEDSTEGMAVLAGDEYVYVDQTHADMYGFDDKEQLLGNTWRMLYGEDEIERLEKTVFPVLEEEGHWQGLVTGQRPDGSTFPAALSLTVTEAGRLVCTVRNMTDRRNRNRKRQLLLTASETGIAEWDLQAGQIRWDGMLRNIFGRAPESTDDFFALIHPEDRSRVRDGFDSVVDSASSWNGEFRIEDGDGRTRWIETLVIPIFEDGEVGRLLASGTDVTERKERQRKLDLALAGTDTGVLEWNLQTGEMQWDETLQDLFGHDPQTFEAFTEIVHPNDLPDVEAALENMTSTGESWEGDFWLFHPEEGVARMSLRATPVHEKGEAVRVLGIATDVTAQWERQRDLATSRERYQTLLQANPDPVLVADAETGKIVEANAAATGLLGRPREEIIGAHQTDLHPSGRAEAYASLFRRSLDEDGPMRALPDGTQIEVVTDEGTTVPVEVNATTVDLPDGRVVYGVFRDVSERKAMQKRLTRRERRFRMMFEGHSAPMLLIDEETGAIEQANAAAVEFYGYERDILMSMSIQDINQLPAEEVARERREAAEDGDEFLFEHELASGAVRTVRVLSAPIPNLDRAGTLLFSVIHDVTQREEHRQDLADQKAFLDQVLDTIDDVFYLLDEQGDLLFWNRRVNEVTGYTDAELEAMTALDLFEGDDAARIRDAIEESAAGQAVRVEAPLVTKDGRRVPHEFVGDAFDAPTRGRVLCGIGRDVTQQKERRRALRRANQRFEQLAETVPNAFYIVTPDYSELLYANSAVETLYGVDRDTLRDNPSAWTRHVHPADLAALRSDIEAQNADEPRWPQHQEFRVLHPTRGRRWLTARIDAIYDDEGALQRLAGVTTDVTDQKVREQRLRTLYRVTRDLLDVSTKAGAASTVTDALGDTLGLQEAAVYLRDGDVLVRAGTIDSEVVGSMPRVEQGHTPLWAALSTGDTHAYSDPSTIDDGVDRSGLEGCAYVPLGQRGVLAVGAAAQNRLDDDELRLLEVVAQSFQDTLDALDQERDLIERERRYRTLAENIPNGAVFLFDEGLTYTLAAGELLGTYELGESDLLGAQAGTVLVGIEGGRHPIVDRFEAALEGEQTDRRIGVGGRTLRVHVVPLQGDTNAKGLMLAQDITENVRKERELMSAKKAAEEANRMKSSLLANMSHEIRTPLTSILGFAEMIEEEIGSLEPPAEAGDLKPLGEFAGLIQKSGQRLMDTLTGVLNLSRLEAGEMDLAAEPVDLSEQAREVAGELRPQAEAEGLRLQVQAGGEPIWAQADGGGVQIVLRNLVSNAIKYTDDGEIRLRVYRENGSAMIEVEDSGIGMDPEKIEDLFKPFRQASEGMAREYEGTGLGLAVTREAVEQMDGSIEVETEKGKGTTIRVQLPKEESRETGNGDVDDAEC